A section of the Primulina eburnea isolate SZY01 chromosome 1, ASM2296580v1, whole genome shotgun sequence genome encodes:
- the LOC140806222 gene encoding uncharacterized protein produces MCKTAKEIWEKLIQLCEGNEQTKDNKLSVALQKFDNIKMKIGESMHEYDERISSILNELNALEIVYSNKEVALKVVRGLPKEWDVKTMSMRESKDLNKVELHDLFAHLKAYEFELQTR; encoded by the coding sequence ATGTGCAAAACTGCCAAGGAAATATGGGAGAAACTGATACAACTTTGTGAGGGCAATGAGCAAACCAAAGATAATAAGCTATCTGTTGCTCTTCAAAAGTTTGACAACATAAAGATGAAGATTGGTGAATCCAtgcatgagtatgatgaaagaattAGCAGCATTTtaaacgaactgaatgcactcgAAATtgtgtattcaaacaaagagGTAGCACTGAAGGtagtcagaggtcttcccaaggaatgggatgttaaGACCATGTCAATGAGAGAGTCAAAGGACCTGAACAAGGTCGAACTTCATGACTTATTTGCTCATTTaaaagcctacgagtttgagTTGCAAACCAGATAA
- the LOC140829567 gene encoding kinetochore protein NDC80 homolog, producing MRPAGRRRPAEHPPPTPVNSADPWQFLSTPVPGRDSDASFTSSRPSTASIARSSTAVPNISDRSYQASALRTINAYLSSQSLPFSLKPPLPSAKDITETLKYLLHRLGFRAQKLDEELNQVLKFLKCPLKLNKSALRAPGTPHSWPNLLAVIHWLVQIIKYNGYVESSPTSLEENRMFKYTANSYVSYIRGDDEAVDALDEEFMVELKEGRDKMEENVKVLEENVKELEEKLESLKAGPSQKEVLEQEKAALEKDVMKFHMIIEQLDGHLVEVQKKLEEKDRELEVKVEERKRISEENEELKRKIEEQGINFRDAERMKRELQALDRDIEETEAARNGWEEKIWELDSEIGRKFEELEGLALECNQAIRRLKLGNGFQYQLNAKGSTPSEVLGLDYKVILKPALTSFSEHIKSGSMEKWEELISLQQLSRDNVAKIEEMRKQIIALELQINEVEAQMNLMRKETHEYVSRSASEARKMAEEVEIEAQKMSMVEKEAAEYLQTYKIKLQEAIAQSEEEVKMCARELFDLINSVAAYKEYMGSKISRMRNDLLETAGAVADIYKEYRPSKVRVVPDSGNSS from the exons ATGAGGCCCGCCGGTCGCCGCCGCCCAGCCGAACACCCACCACCAACGCCCGTCAACTCTGCCGATCCATGGCAATTCCTCTCCACACCTGTCCCCGGTCGCGACTCCGACGCCAGCTTCACCAGCAGTCGCCCCTCCACAGCCTCAATTGCCCGCTCCTCCACCGCCGTTCCCAACATTTCTGATCGATCCTACCAAGCCTCCGCGCTCCGCACTATTAACGCCTATCTCTCTTCTCAATCTCTTCCTTTCTCTCTAAAACCCCCTCTACCATCCGCTAAAGACATCACTGAAACGTTGAAGTACCTCCTTCATCGTCTTGGTTTTAGAGCGCAGAAGCTTGATGAGGAACTCAACCAAgtcttgaaattcttgaaatgtCCTTTGAAGCTAAACAAGTCGGCTCTACGTGCCCCCGGCACTCCCCATTCGTGGCCGAATTTGCTGGCAGTAATTCACTGGCTTGTGCAGATAATCAAGTACAACGGTTATGTGGAAAGTTCTCCGACGAGTTTGGAGGAGAACAGGATGTTTAAGTACACTGCAAATAGTTATGTAAGTTACATTAGAGGGGATGATGAGGCTGTAGATGCTTTGGATGAAGAGTTTATGGTAGAGTTGAAAGAAGGGAGGGATAAAATGGAGGAGAATGTGAAAGTTCTAGAGGAAAATGTGAAGGAATTGGAGGAAAAATTGGAGAGCTTGAAAGCAGGACCTAGTCAAAAGGAAGTCTTGGAGCAGGAGAAGGCTGCACTGGAAAAGGATGTGATGAAGTTCCATATGATTATTGAGCAGCTGGATGGGCATTTGGTGGAGGTACAGAAGAAATTGGAGGAGAAGGATCGGGAGTTGGAAGTGAAGGTGGAGGAGAGGAAGAGGATTTCTGAGGAAAATGAGGAGTTGAAGAGAAAGATCGAGGAACAGGGCATTAATTTTAGAGATGCTGAGAGGATGAAGCGGGAGTTGCAGGCCCTGGATAGGGATATTGAGGAGACAGAGGCTGCTAGAAATGGCTGGGAGGAGAAGATTTGGGAGCTTGATTCTGAGATTGGACGCAAGTTTGAGGAGCTTGAGGGGTTGGCCTTGGAGTGCAATCAAGCTATCCGGAG GTTAAAGCTTGGAAATGGATTTCAATATCAGTTGAATGCCAAGGGGTCCACTCCATCTGAGGTCTTGGGATTAGATTACAAAGTGATACTCAAACCTGCACTTACCTCCTTTTCCGAGCACATAAAAAGCGGCTCAATGGAGAAATGGGAGGAATTGATTTCTCTTCAGCAACTATCACGTGACAATGTTGCTAAGATTGAGGAGATGCGTAAGCAGATCATTGCCCTTGAATTACAAATTAACGAA GTTGAAGCCCAGATGAATTTAATGCGGAAAGAAACACATGAATATGTATCCAGAAGTGCATCGGAAGCTAGAAAAATGGCAGAGGAAGTTGAGATAGAGGCTCAGAAAATGTCTATGGTAGAAAAAGAAGCAGCTGAATATTTGCAG ACATACAAGATAAAGTTGCAGGAAGCAATTGCGCAAAGTGAGGAAGAAGTAAAAATGTGTGCTAGAGAACTCTTTGACTTGATCAATTCTGTTGCAGCATATAAAGAGTATATGGGATCAAAAATTTCTCGGATGAGGAATGATTTGCTTGAAACAGCTGGTGCTGTGGCAGACATATACAAAGAATATCGTCCTTCAAAGGTGCGAGTCGTTCCAGATTCAGGCAATTCATCATAA
- the LOC140829559 gene encoding large ribosomal subunit protein uL3-like, whose amino-acid sequence MSHRKFEHPRHGSLGFLPRKRAARHRGKVKAFPKDDPSKPCKLTAFLGYKAGMTHIVREVEKPGSKLHKKETCEAVTVIETPPMVVVGVVGYVKTPRGLRCLNTVWAQHLSEEVKRRFYKNWCKSKKKAFTKYSKKLETDEGKKDLQSQLEKLKKYASVIRVLAHTQIRKMKGLKQKKAHMMEIQVNGGTIAQKVDFAYGFFEKQIPVDAVFQKDEMIDIIGVTKGKGYEGVVTRWGVTRLPRKTHRGLRKVACIGAWHPARVSFTVARAGQNGYHHRTEMNKKVYKLGKAGKEEHSASTEFDRTEKDITPMGGFPHYGVVKDDYLMIKGCCVGPKKRVVTLRQSLLSQTSRVALEEIKLKFVDTSSKFGHGRFQTTQEKQKFYGRVKAS is encoded by the exons ATGTCGCACAGGAAGTTTGAGCACCCAAGGCATGGATCCCTCGGTTTCCTCCCGAGGAAGCGGGCTGCTCGTCACAGGGGAAAAG TGAAGGCATTTCCCAAGGATGACCCCAGCAAACCCTGCAAACTGACAGCCTTTTTGGGTTACAAGGCTGGCATGACTCACATTGTCAGAGAAGTCGAGAAACCAGGATCAA AACTTCACAAGAAGGAAACTTGTGAGGCTGTCACTGTAATTGAAACACCCCCCATGGTGGTTGTTGGGGTGGTTGGGTATGTGAAGACTCCCAGGGGACTTCGCTGCCTTAATACAGTGTGGGCTCAGCATCTGAGTGAGGAAGTGAAAAGAAGGTTTTACAAGAACTGGTGCAAGTCTAAGAAGAAGGCCTTCACCAAGTATTCAAAGAAATTGGAGACCGACGAGGGTAAAAAAGATCTTCAGTCACAGCTGGAGAAATTGAAAAAGTATGCATCCGTAATTCGCGTGCTGGCTCACACCCAG ATTAGGAAGATGAAGGGATTGAAACAGAAGAAGGCACACATGATGGAGATACAGGTGAATGGTGGAACTATTGCTCAGAAGGTTGACTTTGCATATGGCTTTTTTGAGAAGCAGATCCCTGTGGATGCTGTTTTCCAGAAAGATGAGATGATAGACATTATTGGTGTTACCAAGGGGAAAGGTTATGAAGGTGTCGTCACACGATGGGGTGTTACCCGTCTTCCTCGCAAAACTCACAGGGGTCTTCGCAAAGTGGCTTGTATTGGTGCATGGCACCCTGCCAGAGTTTCCTTCACGGTTGCCAGGGCTGGTCAGAACGGTTACCATCACCGCACGGAAATGAACAAGAAGGTTTATAAGCTTGGTAAGGCAGGGAAAGAAGAACACTCGGCCAGTACTGAGTTTGACAG GACGGAGAAAGACATTACACCCATGGGTGGGTTTCCTCACTACGGTGTTGTCAAGGACGATTACCTCATGATCAAGGGTTGCTGTGTTGGTCCAAAGAAAAGGGTTGTCACTCTTCGCCAATCCCTCCTCAGCCAGACCTCTCGTGTAGCCCTCGAAGAGATTAAGCTCAAGTTCGTCGACACCTCGTCCAAGTTTGGACATGGACGTTTTCAGACAACCCAGGAGAAGCAGAAGTTCTATGGTCGAGTCAAAGCCTCCTAG